In Methanofollis aquaemaris, the genomic window GCGCCCCGTCGACGATGAAATAGATCCCGTGCTCGTGGAGGATCTCCCCGATCGCTCCGACGTCCTGGACAGTGCCGAGGACGTTGCTCCCGTGCGCCATGACCATGAGCCCGGTCTCCGGGCGAATGACCGCCCGGACCGCCGCGGGTGAGACGAACCCGTCCTCCTCGAAGGGGAGGACGGTGAGACTGATCCGCCCCTCGTGTTCCAGTTCGTGGAGCGGCCGGAGCACCGAGTTGTGGTCGAGGGCAGTGGTCAGGACATGGCAGGGACCGGGATGGGCGGCGAGGAATCCGTGGATGAGAAGGTTGAGCGAGTCGGTGGCATTCAGGGTGAAGATATAGTGCTCCGGAGGCCCGGCATGGAAGAGGCAGGCCAGGGCCTCGCGGGCGAGGGTCGGGTAGTCCTCGCCCTGCGTCCCCGCGGTCCGTCCCGACCCGAAGACCGGGGCGGCGAGGGCGGTCGTGACCGCGGCGATCACCTCCGGGGGTTTGGGCCAGGTCGTCGCGGCGTTGTTCAGGTAGATTATCGGTTGATCGTCTCTCATGCTCTTCTCTGTCACTGTAATCTGCCGAACACACGAAAAACGTGATGGTAAGGGACATCAGGGCATGCTGCACCGCAGAGTCGGGAATACACGATCAGGAGAGGAACGCAGAGACGATCCCATCGAGGAGTCCTTCTGATCCATACTGTTCTCCGTACGCCTTTTTCGCCAGTGCCAGGTGATTCAAGGACTCGTCCATGGCACGGTCCCCCAGTCCCCAGTAATATTTTTCTCCGGTGAGGTTCGACTCCATCAGAGTCCGGGCCCGCTTCATCTCATACTCGCACGCGAGCAGACCGCACTCGTCCGCAAGACAATACTCCTCCTTTATACCCTCGAACCGGTCAGATACCGGCATCGAAGCGAGGGCCTGCATCCTCTTCTCATAGACCGCCCTCTGGGTTTCAGCGATCTGGTACATCTTCTGATAATCTCCGGCCAGTTCCGCGCCGATGGTCGCGTCCCACCTCCCCATCGGCAGGTCATTGCACGCGTCCAGATACGCGACGTCTTCATCGGTCAAGTTCTGATCCTGGGAATCATCCCGGACCTGAAGACACCCGCACGATGCCGAGGCGAAGAGAAGAAGAAACACGATCCATACGACCAGACCGATTCCAGAAAAGGTACGACGACCACCAGGACTTTTTTGTATCATGAAATTTTGTATCATGAAAACGCCCACTCCAATGCTCGGACGACTCATGCCCCGCATCGAAGGGAGGGGGCGGAGGAAAACTCAACTCCATGCGCCGCCGACATACCATTCATGATACCATATATGACGATTTTAATATTGTGATCGGTTTCTGGTTTCGTTGAATCAGGCACGGGCCGTGAGTGCGCCTCAAGCATGCCGCATGAACATTGGTGGAAGGATCCTTGATCCCTCTCAATCGCGACCAGGCGACGGGGAGGGCACCACCCGCGCTTTTTTGCGATCATTCGACAAAGACCTCAATTGCACACGACGCGGTGGACCCATGCAGTACAGGACCGTACCGAAAAACGGCGACAAACTCTCCGCACTCGGCTTTGGCGCCATGCGTCTCCCGACACGGATGGGCCGGATCGACGAGGGGCGCGCGATCAAACAGATCAGGAGCGCCATCGAGAGCGGCGTCAACTATCTCGACACCGCCTACCCCTATCATGGCGGCGAGAGCGAGAAAATTCTGGGCAAGGCCCTCGAAGACGGGTACCGGGAACAGGTGAAGATCGCCGACAAACTTTCGCCCTGGCTCGTCAACTCGCGGGAAGAGATGGAGCAGATCCTGGACGTGCAACTCAGACGGCTCAGGACCGATCATATCGATTACTATCTCCTCCACATGCTCGATGCGCGGTCGTGGAAAAAACTGGTCGACCTGGACGTCTTCGCATTTCTGGAGGCGGCACGGGACGCAGGGAAGATCACCAACATCGGATTCTCCTTTCACGGCGACCGCAAGACCTTCAGGGAGATCGTCGACGCCTATGACTGGACAATGTGCCAGATCCAGTACAACATCCTCGACGAGAACCTCCAGGCCGGAAGAGAGGGACTGGAATATGCGGCGTCAAAAAAGATCGCCGTGATGATCATGGAACCCCTGCGGGGAGGGATGCTTGCCCGCGACCTGCCTGACGAGGCGCAGGCAATCTACGACCGCCCAGGGCTCTCCCGCTCCCCCGCAGACTGGGCGCTGCGATGGATCTGGGACCACCCCGACGTGACGATCGTCCTCTCGGGGATGAACGACGAACGCCACATCCGGGAGAACCTCCTGACCTGCGAAGACGCCCTGCCCGGTTCGATGAGCAGTGCCGAGCATGCCGTCGTCGACGAGGTGAGGGCCGTCTACAAACGGTTGATCCGGGTCGACTGCACCGGGTGTGCGTACTGCATGCCCTGCCCCTTCGGCGTCGACATCCCGCAGTGCTTCCACTTCTACAACCAGTATCACATGACCGGCAACCGGATCATGACGCGGGGATTTTACATCGGGCAGGTGATCGGGTTTGACGGCGATCCGTCCAACGCCTCGCGCTGCCGGAGTTGCGGGAAATGCGTCGGGACATGTCCGCAGGGGATCGCGATTCCCGACGAACTGAAGAAGGTCAGGCGAGACCTCGACGGTCTTGCTACAAAACTGATGACGCCGCTGGTGAAGATGGTGATGAAGCGGCGGAAAGAGTGAGGGATCGCCGCAGTGAAGCAGAGCGCATGCTCTCCTGCCAGGACAAACACACAAAACAAATCAGAAAATCTGCATGCGATAGCCGGGATTCGAACCCGAGTTAGTGGCTTGGGAAGCCACTGTCCTACCACTAGACTACTATCGCCTGAACCATATTTCATTGGCGTTCCCGGATTATAAAGGTTCTTTCTCCCCCGGCCCCGGCACCGGAAAGGGCGACAGCCTTAAGACCACAGCATTGCATTATATATACAGCACTGAACGGTGCTGGCTGACGTAAGTCCGACGTGCCCCATGGCACGGCCCGGAGTGGCTCGGGATTACAGAGAGGTCAGTAGCAATACTGCTCTTTTCTGGACTTACTCTGGTCAATGTGAGGTAGAATATGGCACGAATGCATGCACGGCGGAGGGGTAAATCCGGATCGGTCGCTCCGTACCGCACCGAAGCACCAGAGTGGTGTGGGATCTCCGGGGAAGAGGCCGTGAAGGTCGTCATCGACCTCCGCAAGACGGGCAAATCCAGCAGCGAGATCGGGTTTATCCTCAGGGACAAGTACGGTATCCCCGACATCAAACTCGTAGCCGGTAAGAAGATCGGCGAGATCCTCGAAGAGAACGGGCTTGGCACCGACATCCCCGAGGACCTCAGGAACCTCATCGTCAAGGCGCTCGCGATGCGCAAGCACCTTGAGGAGAACAAGAAAGACCTGCACAACAAGCGGCAGCTCCAGCTCACCGAGTCCAAGGTGCGCCGTCTTGTGAAGTATTACCGGTCGAGCGGGAAACTCGCTGCGGACTGGACATACAAACCAGAGACTGCCGAAATCCTCCTCTCCAGATAAGTCATGTCCATCCAGGCCGTTGCCGAAGAGGTTGCAGACCGGATCCTCGCCGCCGACTTCATCGAAGTCTACGCCCACCATGACGCCGACGGGATCGCCGCAGGGGCGATCCTCTGCCAGGCGATCCTCAGAGCGGGCGGGCGGTTCAGGCTGCGGGTGCGTCGGACCATCAGCGCGGACGACATCGTCCACCCTGAATCGACGCTCCTCTGCGACCTCGGCGCCGGCCTTGCCGACCTGCCCGAGAGCGTGATGGTCGTCGACCATCATGTCCCCCACTTCGAGGGGGCATATCACGTCAACCCGCGCCTCGCCGGCATCGACGGGGAACGGGAACTCTCGGCTTCAGGGACGGCATACCTGGTGGCACAGGCGCTCGGCGACCACCGCGACCTGGTCGGCCTCGCACTCATCGGGATCTACGGGGACAGACAGGAGTTCACCGGGAAAAATCGGGAGATCCTCAACGACGGGATCGCCAACGGCTACATCTCCCCGGAAAAAGGACTCCTTCTCCCCGGACGCGGGATGCGCGAGGCCCTCGAGACCGCCATCGACCCCTACATCAGAGGAGTGAGCGGGCGCCCCGAGACGGTGACCGGGATCCTCGAACACGCGGTCGGCGAGGAGGAGGTCGCCGAAGATCTCCTCCTCTCCCTGCTCGTGCTCGAGGCCGGCGGCGATGTCGCACCCTCGGTCTTTTCACGACTCTACGGCGAACGCTACCGGCTCGAACGCGAGGTCGTCGAAGACGCCCGCACCCTTGCCGCACTCGTCGACGGTTGCGGCCAGGAAGGCCGGGGCGGCCTCGCCGCCTCAGTCTGTCTCAGGTCGCCCGGCGCCGTCGAAGAGGCCTTCGGGGTGGCACAGACGCACCGGCGCCGGGTGCTTGCCGGCGTCGAGGGGGCCAGACCCCTCGACAGGAGCGGGCGAGTCTACGGCGTCGAGGACGCAGGTGCCGCGAGTGGCGTGGCCGACTGCCTGGCCTTCGACCTGAAGCGAGACGCCCCCGTGGCGGTCCTCGCCCCGCGAGACGACACATGGCAGGTCTCGGCACGCTGTCCGCCAGGAGTGGAGGCCGACCTGGAGTTCATCCTCCGCGACCTCGCCGCAACCCTGGGCGGGTCGGGCGGCGGTCACCGGAACCGGGGCGGTGCCTCGATTCCGGCCGACCAGGTCGAAGCGTTCAGAGACGAGTTCATCAAGGCGGTGGCCTCATGATCGGCATCAAGGGCCGGATCACCACCGAGAGCGCCAGAAGCAGATGCGTCGCGGCCTCTCTCGCCCCGGACAATCTCACCGGGATGGAGACCAGGGCACAGGGCCCGGCGGTCGTGACCGAGGTCACCGGCACCCACCTGCGCTCGGTGATCGCATCGGCGGACGATTATCTGATGAACCTCGCCATCGCCGAGGAGGTCTGTGCGGATGTCTCGGAAGAACCCTGACACCTCAAAACGACCTGGAAATATGACAAAACTGGTTGGAGAAACAGAGCAGAGGTTTAAATTCTTATAATAAGGTGATTTCATGGCAAAGAGAAAACAGGTTGGAAAGCGGGTCGAGGGCTGGAAGGCCAAGTCCTGGTACAAGGTCTATGGCCCCGAAGCCTTCGGCAAGGCCTATCTCGGCGATACGATCTCCGCCGACCCCGAGAAAGTAGCGGGACGCGTGCTGCAGACCACGCTCGGCGAGATCTCTCACGACTACGGAAAGCAGCACATCAAGATGCGCTTTAAGATCAACAACGTGGCAGGTGACGCGGCATACACCGAGTTCGTCGGGCACGAGATCACCCGCGACTACATGCGCGGGCTGGTGAAGAGGAAGACCTCGCGGATCGACTCTATCGTCCTGACCAACACGAAGGACGGGAAGAAGGTACGGGTCACCGTCACCTGCTTCACCATCAACCGTGCCGAAAACAGTCAGATCCACGCGATCAGGGGGACGATCATGAAGAACCTCCTCGACACGGCGGCGCAGAACACCTTCGACGAGTTCTCCAAGATGATCGTCTCCGGCGATCTCGCCAAGGAAACCTTCAAGGCCATCAAGACCATCTTCCCGGTCCGCCGGGTCGAGGTCATCAAGAGCAGGGTCGAGACCCCGGTCTCGTTCGTGGCCTGAACACTCTCTTTTTTTCTGAAAATTGTCCCCGCAGAGCCCATGCTCTCTGTGGAGAAACTTTTGATCTCGCTCCTCACGACCGGAAAGCGGGCGGGAACAGAAGGTCGCCAATCGAATGCACTTGAACGGTGGACATTTTTGACCGTGAAGAAAACGCCGGGGATGAGTACGCCCCCTTCATGATCTTCTCGCCGCCTTCCCGGCCCTATCGCAATCCCGGGGGTTCCGGGGGCGCGCAGCGCCTCTCCCGCAGCCCGACCTCTCCCGATCTCGGGGGCCGACGGTGTCATGGCCTATCCCGACGGTTCCTGCAGAAGAAAGGACAATCGATCTCATAAAAAATTCCAAACTCCTCCCTGTACCCATCGAAGAGATTGAAAATACTCATAAGCCCCCGAGATGAGAGATGTACAGTTTCATGGAGAACGGAGTTCAGAACTGGCTCCACCAGTGTTCACTCCCTGACGGCACCGAACTCCAGGAGCACACCCTGAAGACCGAGAGGAACATGATCATCGGGGATCGGTGCACCATCGATTACGGGCTGAAAGGGGAGGACATTATCGTATGCGAGTTTTGCACGCTCAACGGGAGCGTTATTGCGGACGGAGACGTGCGGATCGATAACTGGTGTGAGATTAACGGAGATGTGATCGTGGCCGAGGACGCGTACCTCGGCGAGGGGGTTAAAGTCCACGGCAGACTGATCGTCCAGGGCGACCTCGACATCGGGGACAACGTGCAGATCGACCGCGGTTTCGAGGCGAAAGGATGGATCTCGATCCGCAACCCGATGCCGGTGATCGTCTACCTTCTTCTCTATGTGATGACCCTCCTCAAGATGGAGGACCAGAACGAGATCGAAGACGCCCTCTCTGAACTCTTTGGAGATGAAGACGAAGAAGACCAGAACGAAAAAGCACCCCTCCTCATCCCTTCAGGCTCGCACCTCGACATGAAGGTCTTCTCTGTCCCGGCGGCCATGAGCATCGGAGACGGGTGCCGTCTCCATGGAAACATCAGGGCCAATTCGGTGGATGTGGGGAACGGCACGACTATCTTTGGGAGCCTGAGGGCACACGGCACCATCGGGATCGGCCCCGAGACAAAGGTGCACGGAAATGTCGAGGGAGAAGACGAGGTCATGATTGCGGAACAGGTCCGCATCCTCGGCGATGTCGTCGCCGACTCCCTTGTCCTCCATGAGGAGGCGCGTGTCGACGGAGTCATCAGGGCGCCGCAAGGGGTGCGGATCGATCGAAAAGCGGAGAACAACGGCGATGAAAGCAGCGAAAATTCTGGAATTGGACAGCCTGAACTTTGTTGAAGGCTCTTTTGCGGATCTGGCGGACCCCGAATCGGCCCTGCCGATCCTCTCCTGTCGACCGGAGGAGGGGAGGCTCCTTGTCGACGAGAATGAGGATCTCCTGGCGGTCGCATTCAAAACCGGCGACGACTGGATCGGGGCGAGTTATCTCTTCCACCCGCCTGAGAGCGAGGTGATCGATCTCTTCGACGAGATCGATGCCGAGATGTATCAGGAGAAGCGGGAGGTCTGGGCGGCGGCGATGCGGGAGTATTACAGCACCGAACTGCTCCGCACGGTCAGCCCGACGATGGAGGATATCCCTCCCGACCGGCAGGACAAGATTGTGGATCTTGTCAGGGAGGTCTGGGAAGAAAAAGAGGGAGGGGTCTGCCTTGACTGTTGCTGCGGTTCGGGAGTCGGCGCGGCCGCGCTCAGGTCGATCGGGATGCGGCCGCTGGCCTACGATCACGACCCGACCCTGCTCGCCCTCGGGTTGGGGGAGGGGCGGCTCCTGACCGACGAGACGGCCTGCATCGACGCCACCGACGCGACGGTCTATTTCAGCCCGGCACCTTACGGGGCGGTCTTCATGATGGGGACGATCCGCTCCTTCGACGCCGAGATCTGGGAGGCGATCACCGCGGAACTGCTGGAACTCTCCGAAGAGACTCTCATCACCGTCGCCACCGAGGAAGAAATCAGACTCGTTGCAGAGTGGTGCCGTCTGGCGGGCAGGACGACCGAGGTCAGGGAGAACACGCGCGATCCCATCTACGATCGCTGGGTCTGCCTGGCGAGAAGAGGGTGACATTCCCCTGGCGGCGAGTCAAGAACACAGGGTCACCACCAATAGACTACAATTATTGGCCGTGAAGAAATTCTCGGCCCTGTAGAAACCATCCTCTTTTCATCCCTTCAACCCCCCTATGACCGAATCCATCGCCTTCCCTCATTCTTGCACCGGGGGCAACGCCCCCGGCGAGAACATGTGGGAAGGCGTGAGAGCGGGAACGATTGATGGGGAGGACGGCAACGGGCTCTGGAAACACTCACCTCTCCACCATAAGGAGAGTGATTAAGGATCTCACCAGAGCCATTTCTTCTATCAGAAAAAATAGCGGAGCGCCGGGTCTCATGAGAGCACATCCACCGATTGCAATCGATCGGCCCGGTGGATTTCTTTCAGAAAAGCGTTTCAGGAAAAATGTCAGGCGAGGGGGTCGTATTTTTTCAGTCTGTCGATCACGGCATCGGCAGGCGGAATGACCTCTGCGTGTTCCCCGATGAAGGTTCGCACTGCCTCCTCACCCTGAACAATTTTTCCGCAGTCAAGTCCGTCTCCTTTGATTTTTCTGGCAAATGACCACGACATCTCGTTTCTCCGATCCTGGGGCTGGGTCTGTCCCCTGTTCATGGCAGAATATTCTCATCTTATGGCATAAATAATGTTTCATTTTCAATATATTTTTTAATCTGTTAGAGGGAGTTTGAAATACATTAACCTCGATGGTTTCGGCTTCAAGGGTATGAAGAGGGATATATCCGGGAGATCCGATCAGGTCTGCCCTGAGACCGCACGGCGGTCAAATCGCAGACCTCAGATCCGGGAGAAGAGCAGAGAAGAGATCCGCGGGAAAAATGAGAATTGATTTCGACCCCTAAGATCATCCACAGGGCCGAGTTTTCACTTCTGTCTCCACATGACATATCCCCCGACCGCCAGTGTGCAGAGGAGCAGCAGTCCTCCGGCCCCGATCAGCGCCCAGGGAGTCTCTCCGGCGGTCGGTGCCGGTTGTGGTTCATCCGGCCCGATCGTGGTGACCGTAGCGGCCGGGCGGTCCGCCGAGGCCGCCACCGATTCTGGAGTGGCCCATGAGAGGGCGAAGAGGCTGAAGTGCGAGACGCGGGCGGTCACCGTCCGCGTGGCCGGGTCAATGGTGGCGGGGACTTCCTGCCAGGCCCCGCTCTCGGGGTTGTACCACATCACCGTCAGGGTGGCCGGGTCGCCGATCTCCTCCCACTCTTCCGCGGAGAGCGTGTAGGTGAGGGTGATCGGCGGGTCGAAGGTGGCGCCGGCCGGGCCGCAACTGAGGGCGAACCCGACCGTCGTCCCCGGCGGGATCGGCGGCGTGCCGGTCAGTCCGGCCTTTTTGACGGTCACTTCACCGAGCGGCTCGCCGTCCCGGTCGCGGGCGACCGTGCCCTCCCTGAGAGTCACCGAGCCGACGCCGTCGCCGGTCCGCACGGTTACGCTCTCGGTCAGTTCACCGCTCTTTGTCATCAGGAGAGAGGCGCGTTCGACGGACGTCGTCTGAGTCGCGGTCGGGG contains:
- a CDS encoding aldo/keto reductase is translated as MQYRTVPKNGDKLSALGFGAMRLPTRMGRIDEGRAIKQIRSAIESGVNYLDTAYPYHGGESEKILGKALEDGYREQVKIADKLSPWLVNSREEMEQILDVQLRRLRTDHIDYYLLHMLDARSWKKLVDLDVFAFLEAARDAGKITNIGFSFHGDRKTFREIVDAYDWTMCQIQYNILDENLQAGREGLEYAASKKIAVMIMEPLRGGMLARDLPDEAQAIYDRPGLSRSPADWALRWIWDHPDVTIVLSGMNDERHIRENLLTCEDALPGSMSSAEHAVVDEVRAVYKRLIRVDCTGCAYCMPCPFGVDIPQCFHFYNQYHMTGNRIMTRGFYIGQVIGFDGDPSNASRCRSCGKCVGTCPQGIAIPDELKKVRRDLDGLATKLMTPLVKMVMKRRKE
- a CDS encoding 30S ribosomal protein S15; amino-acid sequence: MARMHARRRGKSGSVAPYRTEAPEWCGISGEEAVKVVIDLRKTGKSSSEIGFILRDKYGIPDIKLVAGKKIGEILEENGLGTDIPEDLRNLIVKALAMRKHLEENKKDLHNKRQLQLTESKVRRLVKYYRSSGKLAADWTYKPETAEILLSR
- a CDS encoding DHH family phosphoesterase, with amino-acid sequence MSIQAVAEEVADRILAADFIEVYAHHDADGIAAGAILCQAILRAGGRFRLRVRRTISADDIVHPESTLLCDLGAGLADLPESVMVVDHHVPHFEGAYHVNPRLAGIDGERELSASGTAYLVAQALGDHRDLVGLALIGIYGDRQEFTGKNREILNDGIANGYISPEKGLLLPGRGMREALETAIDPYIRGVSGRPETVTGILEHAVGEEEVAEDLLLSLLVLEAGGDVAPSVFSRLYGERYRLEREVVEDARTLAALVDGCGQEGRGGLAASVCLRSPGAVEEAFGVAQTHRRRVLAGVEGARPLDRSGRVYGVEDAGAASGVADCLAFDLKRDAPVAVLAPRDDTWQVSARCPPGVEADLEFILRDLAATLGGSGGGHRNRGGASIPADQVEAFRDEFIKAVAS
- a CDS encoding KEOPS complex subunit Pcc1 — encoded protein: MIGIKGRITTESARSRCVAASLAPDNLTGMETRAQGPAVVTEVTGTHLRSVIASADDYLMNLAIAEEVCADVSEEP
- a CDS encoding 30S ribosomal protein S3ae: MAKRKQVGKRVEGWKAKSWYKVYGPEAFGKAYLGDTISADPEKVAGRVLQTTLGEISHDYGKQHIKMRFKINNVAGDAAYTEFVGHEITRDYMRGLVKRKTSRIDSIVLTNTKDGKKVRVTVTCFTINRAENSQIHAIRGTIMKNLLDTAAQNTFDEFSKMIVSGDLAKETFKAIKTIFPVRRVEVIKSRVETPVSFVA
- a CDS encoding polymer-forming cytoskeletal protein codes for the protein MYSFMENGVQNWLHQCSLPDGTELQEHTLKTERNMIIGDRCTIDYGLKGEDIIVCEFCTLNGSVIADGDVRIDNWCEINGDVIVAEDAYLGEGVKVHGRLIVQGDLDIGDNVQIDRGFEAKGWISIRNPMPVIVYLLLYVMTLLKMEDQNEIEDALSELFGDEDEEDQNEKAPLLIPSGSHLDMKVFSVPAAMSIGDGCRLHGNIRANSVDVGNGTTIFGSLRAHGTIGIGPETKVHGNVEGEDEVMIAEQVRILGDVVADSLVLHEEARVDGVIRAPQGVRIDRKAENNGDESSENSGIGQPELC
- a CDS encoding class I SAM-dependent methyltransferase, which produces MKAAKILELDSLNFVEGSFADLADPESALPILSCRPEEGRLLVDENEDLLAVAFKTGDDWIGASYLFHPPESEVIDLFDEIDAEMYQEKREVWAAAMREYYSTELLRTVSPTMEDIPPDRQDKIVDLVREVWEEKEGGVCLDCCCGSGVGAAALRSIGMRPLAYDHDPTLLALGLGEGRLLTDETACIDATDATVYFSPAPYGAVFMMGTIRSFDAEIWEAITAELLELSEETLITVATEEEIRLVAEWCRLAGRTTEVRENTRDPIYDRWVCLARRG